Proteins encoded within one genomic window of Erinaceus europaeus chromosome 13, mEriEur2.1, whole genome shotgun sequence:
- the RAD54L gene encoding DNA repair and recombination protein RAD54-like: MRRSLAPSQLAKRRPEGGPSADGDWRPGAVTPKKRKSNRETQSQECFLSPFRKPLTQLTNQPPCLDSSQHEAFIRSILSKPFKIPIPNYQGPLGSRALGLKRAGVRRALHDPLEEGALVLYEPPSLSAHDQLKLDKEKLPVHVVVDPILSKVLRPHQREGVKFLWECVTSRRIPGSHGCIMADEMGLGKTLQCITLMWTLLRQSPECKPEIDKAVVVSPSSLVKNWYNEVGKWLGGRIQPLAIDGGSKEEIDKKLEGFMNQRGARVPSPILIISYETFRLHVGILQKGSVGLVICDEGHRLKNSENQTYQALDSLNTSRRVLISGTPIQNDLLEYFSLVHFVNSGILGTAQEFKKHFELPILKGRDAAASEADRQLGEERLKELISIVNRCLIRRTSDILSKYLPVKIEQVVCCRLTSLQSELYKRFLRQAKPAEELHEGKMSVSSLSSITSLKKLCNHPALIYDKCVEGEDGFEGALDIFPPGYSSKALEPQLSGKMLVLDYILAVTRSSSSDKVVLVSNYTQTLDLFEKLCRARRYLYVRLDGTMSIKKRAKVVERFNDPLSPDFVFMLSSKAGGCGLNLIGANRLVMFDPDWNPANDEQAMARVWRDGQKKTCYIYRLLSTGTIEEKIFQRQSHKKALSSCVVDEEQDVERHFSLGELKELFTLDESSLSDTHDRLRCRRCVNNRQVWPPPEGSDCTSDLAQWNHSTDKRGLKDEVLQAAWDASSSTITFVFHHHSHEEQRGIH; encoded by the exons ATG AGGAGAAGCCTAGCTCCCAGTCAGCTAGCCAAGAGAAGACCAGAAGGGGGACCCTCTGCTGACGGAGACTGGCGTCCTGGAGCTGTG ACTcctaagaaaagaaaatccaaccGTGAAACCCAGAGCCAAGAgtgtttcctttctccttttcggAAACCTTTGACCCAACTAACAAATCAACCACCCTGTCTGGACAGTAGTCAACAT gaaGCATTTATTCGAAGCATTTTATCAAAGCCTTTCAAAATTCCAATTCCAAATTATCAAG GTCCTCTGGGCTCTCGAGCATTGGGCCTAAAAAGGGCTGGGGTCCGTCGGGCCCTCCATGACCCCCTGGAAGAAGGTGCCTTGGTACTGTATGAGCCTCCATCACTGAGCGCTCATGACCAGCTGAAGTTGGACAA GGAAAAACTCCCTGTCCATGTGGTTGTTGATCCTATTCTCAGTAAGGTTTTGCGGCCTCATCAGAGAGAG GGGGTGAAGTTCCTGTGGGAGTGTGTCACCAGTAGGCGCATCCCTGGCAGCCATGGCTGTATCATGGCCGATGAAATGGGACTGGGCAAGACACTGCAGTGCATCACACTGATGTGGACGCTTCTGCGCCAGAGTCCAGAGTGCAAGCCAGAAATTGACAAGGCAGTGGTGGTGTCGCCCTCCAGCCTTGTGAAGAACTGGTACAATGAAGTTGGGAAATGGCTTGGAGGAAGGATCCAACCTCTAGCCATTGATGGAGGCTCTAAGGAAGAGATCGATAAAAAACTGG AAGGATTCATGAACCAGCGTGGAGCCAGGGTGCCTTCTCCTATTCTCATCATCTCCTACGAAACATTCCGCCTACATGTTGGAATTCTCCAGAAAGGGAGTGTTGGACTAGTCATATGTGATGAG gGACACAGGCTCAAGAACTCTGAGAATCAGACCTACCAAGCCCTGGACAGCTTGAATACCAGTCGGCGTGTGCTCATCTCTGGGACTCCCATCCAGAATGATCTCCTTGAGTACTTTAGCTTGGTACATTTTGTAAATTCAGGCATTCTGG GAACTGCCCAAGAGTTCAAGAAACATTTTGAGTTGCCAATTTTGAAGGGTAGGGATGCAGCTGCCAGTGAGGCTGACCGCCAGCTAGGAGAAGAACGACTGAAGGAACTCATCAGCATAGTAAATAG GTGCTTGATACGAAGAACATCTGATATACTTTCTAAATATTTACCTGTGAAAATCGAGCAAGTAGTGTGTTGCAG gTTGACATCTCTTCAGTCTGAATTATACAAGAGGTTTCTGAGACAGGCCAAACCAGCAGAAGAGTTACATGAGGGCAAGATGAGTGTGTCTTCACTTTCTTCTATCACTTCACTAAAGAAGCTGTGTAATC ATCCAGCCCTAATCTATGACAAATGTGTGGAAGGAGAGGATGGCTTTGAAGGTGCCTTGGACATATTCCCTCCTGGTTATAGCTCCAAAGCTCTAGAACCTCAGCTGTCAG GTAAGATGCTGGTCCTTGATTACATTCTGGCGGTGACTCgcagcagcagcagtgacaaAGTCGTGCTGGTGTCCAATTACACTCAGACATTGGACCTTTTTGAGAAGCTGTGCCGAGCCCGAAG GTACTTGTATGTTCGTTTGGATGGCACGATGTCTATTAAGAAGCGAGCTAAAGTTGTGGAGCGTTTCAACGATCCATTG AGCCCTGACTTTGTTTTCATGCTGAGCAGTAAAGCTGGGGGCTGTGGCCTCAATCTCATTGGGGCTAATCGACTGGTAATGTTTGACCCTGACTGGAACCCAGCCAATGATGAACAAGCCATGGCCCGAGTCTGGCGTGATGGCCAGAAGAAGACCTGCTATATCTATCGCCTGCTGTCT ACAGGAACCATTGAGGAAAAGATCTTTCAGCGCCAAAGCCACAAGAAAGCACTGAGCAGCTGTGTGGTGGATGAGGAACAAGATGTAGAGCGGCACTTTTCGCTGGGTGAACTGAAGGAGCTCTTTACCTTGGATGAGTCTAGTCTCAGTGACACACATGACAG GTTGCGTTGCCGTCGCTGTGTCAACAACCGTCAGGTTTGGCCGCCCCCTGAAGGTTCTGACTGCACCTCAGACCTTGCTCAGTGGAATCATAGCACTGATAAGCGGGGACTCAAGGATGAGGTACTCC